The following proteins are co-located in the Triticum aestivum cultivar Chinese Spring chromosome 1A, IWGSC CS RefSeq v2.1, whole genome shotgun sequence genome:
- the LOC123050218 gene encoding uncharacterized protein → MPSKRKSILSLDTLRRRPPSSSVRPLAVADSNLAGEWRLPRRSRDAPSRIEIDHLSCSRSKPPRRDVVDDDHQESEGRRSHRIAWHVGATGRGDDRGAPAAARQIHPPLPRRLPLLGRRALVGGVLQPPHGQSRGGGQGGAATKLIFISPSAAYDSIGVYLGSSSDSSNGPLFTLDDVRGDFAILSPSPCHGLTLLHDPVAPAYYVFNAATRAVTRLPPCQHAIFSTAGLGFDASTKEYKVVRLRVACGKLDEKQRIGCEVYVLGGEHGDRWRPPVGGVPFRFCHFIQTAIITATWTQGKLPPIFADGFLPPVFADGFLHWLIYPSAGPSAAVLSFSLKDETFVCVRSPPFEEPQPEVHLVDLAGRLCMVRDLRAQNSGMMEIWNYSSSDWSLLHSIDLSRHLEGDSLLGPQIIRAIGYFGDCGPMEKVILATSNGKVITYDLLSRTLDTILAIPETSFYKTDKQYAPRFSLFKESLAPVHKTNVEMALSSPLTKVIKEILLRLPGDFATQFKLVSKQWLSLIESGSFIRSYHAHNNMDREPRVMLVGKGPGGLGFSFAPSKKLLRDGPGQGAWLDTKVVCSKPCHGMNLISTVTEDYLYNPSTGYHHNYHAVVWPHQLRRRVLAMKHGNVCTLEDHAFTVGNKNAGLGLNMLKQEHVVVQIFYHLKDFESRQYFLTRSVIGLRSIQHNLQPHLPINSMPPAYVAGVLYWMSEPRLLEIHKRVIVSFDVTKMMFDLVPCPSPIAMWSDTSPCQAFVIELEGTLCAVLADPVAEELDIWKLEHGRWDRAYKLYLKGWSGYSLGENVVMPLLVDPRDGRILLNTGRKLGLYDPARRTIENLYDLDGVLQVASPGQSSRLGMNQDGHITKGEQSKTIRCASRVLSGGHVAGWAMTGGTTSFSVKKMLGDDADSG, encoded by the exons ATGCCTAGTAAGAGAAAATCCATCCTGTCGCTCGATACTCTTCGCCGTCGCCCTCCATCCTCTTCCGTTCGTCCCCTCGCCGTCGCCGATTCCAACCTGGCCGGCGAGTGGCGACTGCCACGCCGAAGCCGGGACGCCCCTTCTCG GATCGAGATAGATCATCTCAGCTGTTCCCGGTCTAAGCCTCCAAGGCGAGATGTCGTCGACGACGACCACCAAGAGAGCGAGGGTCGTCGTAGCCATAGGATCGCTTGGCACGTTGGTGCTACCGGACGAGGTGACGACAGAGGTGCTCCTGCGGCCGCCCGTCAGATCCATCCTCCGCTTCCGCGCCGTCTGCCGCTCCTGGGCCGTCGCGCTCTCGTCGGAGGAGTTCTGCAGCCTCCACACGGCCAAAGCCGAGGCGGAGGCCAAGGCGGCGCCGCAACTAAGCTCATATTCATCTCGCCGTCAGCAGCATATGACTCCATCGGGGTGTATCTGGGCTCGTCATCGGACTCTAGCAATGGCCCGCTGTTTACTCTCGACGACGTGCGCGGCGACTTTGCAATCTTATCACCTTCGCCGTGCCACGGCCTCACTCTCCTGCACGACCCGGTGGCGCCGGCCTATTACGTCTTCAACGCGGCCACACGGGCGGTCACCCGGCTGCCGCCTTGCCAGCACGCCATCTTCTCGACTGCTGGCCTCGGCTTTGACGCCAGCACCAAGGAGTACAAGGTCGTGAGGCTGAGGGTGGCCTGTGGGAAACTGGACGAGAAGCAGAGGATCGGGTGCGAGGTGTACGTCCTCGGCGGCGAGCATGGAGATCGTTGGAGGCCACCTGTTGGTGGTGTGCCATTCAGGTTCTGCCACTTTATTCAGACCGCCATTATAACAGCAACATGGACTCAAGGTAAGCTACCACCGATATTTGCGGATGGATTTCTGCCACCGGTATTTGCAGACGGATTTCTGCATTGGCTTATTTACCCAAGTGCTGGGCCAAGCGCTGCCGTATTATCATTTTCTCTCAAAGATGAGACCTTCGTCTGCGTCCGGTCGCCGCCTTTTGAGGAACCACAACCCGAAGTGCACTTGGTGGACCTCGCTGGCCGCTTGTGTATGGTCCGGGACCTTCGTGCTCAAAACAGTGGTATGATGGAGATCTGGAACTACAGCTCTAGTGATTGGTCTTTGTTGCATAGCATTGATTTGTCGCGGCACCTTGAAGGAGACTCTTTGTTAGGTCCGCAGATTATCAGAGCTATCGGTTATTTTGGCGACTGTGGACCGATGGAAAAGGTGATCTTGGCAACTTCCAATGGCAAGGTGATCACATATGACCTGCTGTCTAGGACTCTCGACACCATTCTTGCAATACCGGAGACTTCATTTTATAAGACCGATAAGCAGTATGCTCCTAGATTCAGTTTATTCAAAGAGAGTCTTGCTCCGGTACACAAAACCAACGTAGAGATGGCGTTATCATCTCCGCTAACTAAAGTTATCAAGGAGATCCTACTCCGACTCCCAGGTGATTTTGCCACACAGTTCAAACTTGTAAGCAAGCAGTGGCTTAGTTTGATCGAGAGTGGAAGTTTCATTCGCTCTTACCATGCACATAACAACATGGACAGGGAGCCAAGAGTCATGCTTGTCGGCAAGGGGCCAGGAGGATTGGGTTTCAGCTTTGCTCCCTCGAAGAAATTGCTTCGCGATGGTCCTGGCCAAGGCGCATGGCTTGATACAAAGGTGGTTTGCTCTAAGCCTTGCCATGGTATGAACCTGATAAGTACTGTGACCGAGGACTATTtgtacaatccttccacaggttATCACCATAACTACCATGCAGTAGTGTGGCCACACCAACTGCGCCGCCGTGTACTCGCAATGAAGCATGGCAATGTATGTACACTAGAAGACCACGCTTTCACAGTTGGCAACAAGAATGCTGGTCTGGGGTTGAACATGTTGAAACAGGAGCATGTTGTCGTTCAGATTTTCTATCACTTGAAGGACTTCGAATCTCGACAGTATTTCCTGACACGCTCAGTCATTGGACTCAGGTCGATCCAACACAACCTTCAACCCCATCTGCCTATAAATAGCATGCCACCTGCCTATGTAGCAGGAGTTTTATACTGGATGAGTGAACCAAGGTTGTTGGAGATTCATAAGAGGGTCATTGTATCATTTGACGTCACAAAAATGATGTTTGATCTCGTCCCTTGCCCTTCACCCATCGCAATGTGGAGTGACACGAGTCCTTGCCAAGCATTTGTGATCGAGCTTGAGGGAACGTTATGTGCGGTCCTTGCTGATCCTGTCGCAGAAGAATTAGATATTTGGAAGCTGGAGCATGGTCGCTGGGACAGAGCATATAAACTCTATTTAAAAGGTTGGTCGGGCTATTCCCTTGGAGAAAACGTTGTGATGCCGTTGCTTGTCGACCCCAGAGACGGGAGAATCTTGCTCAACACGGGAAGAAAACTGGGTCTTTATGATCCGGCAAGGCGCACGATTGAGAACTTGTATGATCTTGATGGGGTGCTGCAGGTAGCATCTCCAGGGCAATCTTCACGCCTTGGAATGAATCAAGATGGACACATTACGAAAGGCGAACAATCCAAAACAATAAGGTGTGCATCAAGGGTGCTCTCtggc GGTCATGTTGCTGGGTGGGCAATGACCGGGGGTACAACCTCCTTTTCGGTAAAAAAAATGCTGGGCGATGATGCTGACTCTGGCTGA